GCACGCCCTGCGTATCAAGTGATCCGCGGACAATACGGTAACGGACACCAGGGAGGTCCTTCACACGACCACCGCGGACGAGCACGATGGAGTGCTCCTGGAGGTTGTGTCCCTCACCTGGGATGTAAGCCGTCACTTCGATGCCTGACGAAAGGCGCACACGGGCAACCTTGCGCAGCGCAGAGTTCGGCTTCTTCGGGGTGGCGGTGTACACACGGGTGCACACGCCACGGCGCTGAGGCGAGCCCTTGAGCGCAGGCGTCTTCACTTTGCCGCGCTTGGAGCTGCGCCCTTTGCGGACGAGCTGCTGGATTGTAGGCACTGAAAAATTCTCCAGTCGTTGTGCACTCTGATGACTGTGTTTGCCTGTGTCAGCAGCTGCCCCGTTGTCGGGCCAGTGTCCGGTTGAATTTCGCTGCCGTGAGTTCGGCGGCGGATCGTTGCCGGTTGACGAGGGCAAGCCACGCATCGTCGTGCGTTTTCTTGTGTGGTGCCCGGCGTAGCGCAGGCACCCTGGCTTCAGTCAGCCCGATATTGTCAAGTCCCCTGACTGGGCAGCGTTGATCCATCAGGGGCCGGCGCGCCATGATGTCCGACGGTTAGCGTGCTGCTCAGCTTGTTCTGCTGTGCACCCAAGCTGTGGGGCCTGCTGCCCGTGCGGTCAGAGAATGACGCCCGGAGCTCCGATGGCACGAGGGCGAGGGGGCGATGTCCGTCCGCTCGGTATCCTCCTTGTGGAGCCCGATGCTTGTATCACCGGTTGTGGCGCTGCGTCTTGATCACTGGTGCGATCAGTGTCGCATCGCCGCCAGATCGTGTGATCAAGCGGTCAGGTGACCCGATGTACTCGGGTTACCGCATTTCAGCTTAGTTTGTGGGCGGCGGGCACGTCAATTGTGTACGGCGTGAGCTAAGGCGCATTCTGGACGGAGGCGCGGTCGGAGTGGATTGTTAGGAATGGAGTCACGGGAACTTCCGACGCCTCGCGGCAGGCCGCTTACGGCGACTGCCGGGCGACCTTCCAAGGAGGGCTTCCCATCGACCCCGTCCCTTCCTCCGCCCCTGCTCCTCTTACTCTTACTCTTACCCTTACCTTACCCTTACCCTTACCCTTACCCTTACCCAACTGTCGATTTCAGCACGATCTTCGGCACTACCTTTCATAAAAACTGTTCTTGACCTGCGGTTTTAAAAAACATCTTGTCGAATCGCGCCTCGAGATCGACAGTTGGGTGAAAGAAAGGAAGGGAGGGAGTAGTGGAAGGAAAGCGGAAAGATTGCCCGGCGACCTCCCTGCAGAAGTTGTCCCGATGGAATCGTGGAATATTCCAAGGCGAACCGACCAGAGGGAATCCTCACGGCCGAGGGTACCCGCCCGGCTCAAGCCGAGTTATCCACAAGTATCACCCCTACCACCACCGTATCCACAAGCTGCCGCTCTTATTGCCGCATACGCCGCTTCCCCATGTCATGCTCTTTCAGCCATGCAACTCGACATAACCGTCCGCACGCCCAACACAACCATCACGCATCCAGCTCTATCGCCACACAGTCAGTGCTCGACAACTGGGCACCCTTAGAAAGGAGGTATCCGAGTGACCACCTACATCGAGCACCTTCACCTCGCTACAACCTCGCGCCACCGCCGCCTCAGCGCCCTTAAGAAACAAACTGGTCAGTACTACGCGCGCGTTAAGCGAGGCGTCACGTGGCGCATCGATCCCAGCGCTACCCAGAGTGAAACGTGGAAGATCCGCAATGATGCCGCCTTGGCACGGATTGCGGCCACCTGTCTGACGCATCCGCACGCGACATTCATAGGCCCATCTGCAGCTTTGCTCCACGGCCTGTGGTGCTGGGACCGTTCGCCTGACGTTCACATCCTTACGCATGGCAGACCAGGAAACGAATCCCCGACCTTGCCTCGGATTGAGATTCGCTGCGGCCACCCTCGGCGATCCCCCATCGAAGCAAGCAGAATTTCTATCCCAGCTGCCCGAATAATGCGACACCAGGTACCAGCTGTCGGGCCGATACGCACGGTCAGAATCCGCGGATCCAGCATCGACCGCGGGCGTGAAAGCGACGTGTCGGGGTCGCGCCGTCGAATGCTGCTACGTGTGGCGACACTTGAGGACACGCTCATTTTGTGCGCTCTCACGATGCCGGCGAGCCACGCGTTCGTGACGCTATGCGACGGGATGCGTCGGCTGAGTCACTTCAACAAGCACCATCAGGACAGGTCTCGCAAGGCTGAAGAGCGTGTGCGAGCTGCTCTGGTCCGCCAGCTTAGTCGCTTTCCGAGGGAGCATCGCAATGTGGCTCGCGCGAGATGGCTCATACAGCATGCGGATGCGGGCTGCGAATCAATTGGCGAGGCGATGCTGCTGTGGATAGTTCGCAGTCGGAAGCTTCACGCTGTGCGCACACAGTTTGAAGTGCGCCAACGCCCAGCTGAGAGCCTTGCTGGAGCGCGCTCGGCGAGCGTGTACTTCATCGATATTGCTTTTCCGCGCGAGAAGGTCGCACTTGAATTTGACGGCCGCAGCAAACGAGGCGTGTCGCACTCACAGATCGCTCACTCTTACCAATCTGAGGGCAGGAGGCAGCGAGATTTGGAGGCGCGCGGCTGGGTTTTCGAACGCTTCATTTGGGACGATTTGCACCACCCTGAGCATTCGGCTGCGCGGATCGAAGCCCGGTTGCGTGGGACGCGCGTGGAAAGCGCTGATCGACGTATTGGTTCTCCGAATCGACGAGGGAGGCCGCGAGCGCCCGCGCGAGATCGGTGCCAACGAGTTGAATGCAGATGCCCTGAATGTGGTGCACTGTTGAATGTGCTTGCTTCGTGAAAGAACTGCCGAAAACTGCATGAAGGTGCCGAGCTCTACCTTGGTGGTACAGCTCGGCACCTAGAGACTAATCGGCGTGACTAAGCGTGCAAATTCGACAGGTCTTCGATCTGCGAATTAGTTGCTTACAGCGGCACACCAAGGTCTTTCAGGAAGTTGCGAGGGCCATCGTATTGGATCGCAATGAGGCCGGCGAACGCTGCGAGAGCGCCAAAAAGAACGAGCTTGAAGAGTTTTTTGATCACGGTGTCTCCTCCATTTGACTAGTGGATCAACGTAGTCAATTCTATGTGCTTCTCTGCGCCAATGCAGGGACTCGATACTGTTCTTCCGCCGTTAATAGTCTCCAATTCCCACCTCCTTCTCTCCCCTACTGTCGATTTCAAGGCCCATCCGACGGTTCTCTCCACGCATCTCGATCCACAAATGCCTGCTGGCCAGTGACGATGCGTGGGGCACCCTCGTCAATTGGGAGGATACGGCAGCCAAATCGACACTTGGGTGGACAGGGCGGCGGGGAGGGAAACAGCACCATTTTGCGACTGTGGCAACCAAGATCTGAAGAAACCTCGGACACAAAATCGCCAGAGGCCTCGGAAGCGTCACGACACTCGATGTCAGAGCCAAAAGGCCACATCACGGCGCTCTTAGTGCCCGTTATTTGCCCCTCCACTTTGGGCGTCGCCACTGTCAGTTTCCTCAGGCGCTGCGCCTTCGGCACCGATATCCTCTCCAGCCAACTCGGCCCTCCGGTAAAGGCGCTCCAGCGCGTGAGCTGCACCTTCAGCCTGCATGCCGTTCGTCCAGTAGAGCGAATGAGCCGAGCGCTGAATACCTGTGCGCCGGCTCCCCTGGCAAAATAGATCCTCCGCAACGCAAAAGTCACGAATCCGGGTGGCAAATTCAGCTAAAGCCTGCGAGTGTCGCGGCAACATCCCGTTAAAACGCGGATCGTAGTCGCCGCGGTTATACGGCATCGACCCAACAAAACCAGGATCACCGTATAGCTCGACGGCAGCAATCGCCTTCCGCGCAGGCTCACTCAGTCGCTCGACATCGCCCATGATCAGCCGGTCTTCAGGCTTGCTCAGCGTCTCAGCGACAACGATCGCGCCCTGCGAATAACCCACGAGCACGTATTTCTGATTCGGGCACCGAGCTGCGCCATCTTCAAGCATCGCGGTCAGAGCTAAAACCCCGTCTTCGACGGAAGCATTAACGTCAAAACTTGCGGGATATTCCAGCGCAATGGCACGCGCGTCTTTCGACCATTTCTCAACGATCTCGCCCGCTACGGCATCAGTGAGGCCACCGCCGCCGGTCTCCTCATTCGTTCCACGCGCATTAATCGCCACGACGTCCACGCATTCTCCGGTGGTCATGAAAGACTGCTCGGCTGGATGGCTGGATTGGGACTGGTCGGGGGCAGCTTCGATGGGGTTGTCGGTTTCGATTTCCGATTGGTTCGACAAGGTTGACTGATTCGAAAGGGCGGATTGAGCGAGAGACTGCTCCGGCTCGGCAGGGCTGTTACCGGCCACACACCCGGCTGCAGTGAGTGCCGTCACAGCAATCAGCGCAGGTAGTCCGAGCTTTCTCATCCGTCACTCCCTCTCGGTTCCACCCAAATTCTACCCATTAACGAGGGAGACTCCCATCTACTGCTACACGCAGTACGCTCCAGATCGGCATCAGTGAGTTTTCTCGATGTTTCGGGCCGACTTTGACGATCCATATTCTGGGAATCGTCGGCAGATCTGTACTTTCCTTCTCCCTCTCCTTCCCTCTTTCCCCGTCTGTCGATCTGAAGGGCAGGTCACCGGCAATCGCACCCACGGACGAGGCATTTGCACTGGTCAGGAGTAACCTCACGGGAGGTAGAGCCGTGATGAATCCAGTGAGAGGCTTCCAGGTCGACAGGTGGGTGCAGAAAGAGTTTGATCCACAATTATGAATTGGGTCTGTACGGGCAGCAGTACTGTTCCGTAGTGTGGTGCACATGACACGACGATCACGACGCGCCGCGCGCACTAGGCTGCTGGTTCCAGTAGTGGCCGGAATGATCATGCTGGCTGCATGTAGCCAGGCACAAGACGGGCAAAGCAACAACATTGAAGTCTCTGCCAATCAAAGTGGGTCAGGCGATGCAGCCCACAGCATACCCATGTCGGGCGAGTACCCGGTCTTGCCCGACGGGAAGCTCGGCAGGCCCGTGGACTGGGTGGAACCACACGAACCACAACTGCCCAGTGCTGCCACCAACATGGACGCGTTCGGGGCACGCTACTTCGCCGAGTACTACCTCAACCTCCTCGCATACTCCATCAACACCGGCAACACCACCACCCTCAAAAAAGTCAGCAGCCCAGACTGCAAACTCTGCCAAGTCAACTTAACGAAAATCGCTGATCAATACGAAAAAGGAGGATGGGCGGAAGGCATAGGGTATGAGGTCGCCGAGTTCAACGATGTTCTCACTCATCCAGATGATGAGAATCTCTACTTCGTAGAAATGCTTGTCCAAGCAGCGCCATACACAAACTACTCAAATGACTCCATTTCTAACTACCCTGACAAAGAACTGGTATTCCAGGTAGAAGTCCAAGCAAGAGAGCGGTCCTTCGTCACCAAGTCGTTATACGCCGAATCACCTGAAAGCCCCCAGTCATGAGTGCATTCCATCTCGTCGAGCCCGTTTTAGCAATGTCATTTCTTGTCATGAGTGCACCTGTAGGAGACACAAATGACAGCTGGGATCAAGACATTCTTAAGGCAGACAATAACGTGCTGACTGTCAAACACACCTTTACCCAGGTGGTGTCGGTGCCTGGTGTGGAGGGTGCTGGCGTGGAGAATGTTGACGCCGCTGGTGCTGGTGGTGTGGTTGAGGTTGTTGAGGGGCCGGTTGGTGGGTTTCGTGTACCGGGCTGGCAGGTGCGCTGCAAGATCGGCACCGGCACAGCCGGCGCCACACCAGCAGACAAATGCACCCCACCACCAACAGAAAAACCTGAAGGAAAAGAACCAGACCAGCCCGCCACTCCGTCAACCGACACCATCGCACGCACAGCCCTGAACACCATCACCCTACGCGGCGCAGGCCTGACCATCCAACCACACCAACACGCCTTCACCGAAGTGCCCTCCAACATCTACGCCGCCACCCCCACCCAAACCCACACCCTCACCGTCTTCAACCACACCGTCACCCTCACCCTTCACGCCTCCACCTACACATTCGACTTCAACGACCACACCCCGCCACTGGTCACCACCACCCCAGGAAACCCCTACCCCAACATGGTGCACACACACTCATGGCAAAACGAATCACCCCACCAAACCGTCACACTCACCACCACGTGGGACGTCACACTAACCAACCCGTTCACCGGCACCACGCACACAATCCCTAGCATTACAAGCACAAGAGAAACCAGCGCCCCATTCCTGTTAACCAAACCCCACCAAGTCCTCACCGACCACGCCGAAAAAACCCACGGACACTAACCGAACAGAGAAACCACAAAGAAAACCGAGAAAACACCAGCTCATTCAAGAAAGATAACCGCCTCGACATCGCAATCGGTACTTCCTTGAAAGAGACAGTGACTGAGCGGGGAGGGAGTCGCCAGACCACACAATGAATCTCTCTCGCGCACCTTAAGCTTTCCCTCACCGCACAGGCTCTCCTTCACCGCACAAGGAAACTCGCCACGCCACAACGAGGAGCCCCCACCACACCGCTTAAGGCAACTCGCCCAGTCGCGGAGGAAATACTCCCCTCAGCGCACAAAGAGCCTCACCACACCGTAACGAGGGACTTCATCACACCGTGCAAGGCACCACACCGCGCCATAAAAAGAAGCGGCTGGTGCAAGCCCGCCGCAATTCGCGGGCTTACACCAGCCACCTGAGGTTAACGGTCAGTTCTGGCCGTGGAACGGAATTCCGAAATCGATCGAGTCGAGCGAGGCCAGGAAGGACTCAGGAACTTCTCCATCCTGGAAATCCAGTTCGGAATAGTTCGCATCGGCCATTGCCTCAGCAGTGGGCTCCACGACAACCTGGTTGTAGCGAGCCAGGCCGGTGCCGGCCGGGATCAACTTTCCGAGGATGACGTTCTCCTTCAGACCCACCAGGTGATCAACCTTGCCGTTCATGGCGGCTTCGGTCAGGACCTTTGTGGTCTCCTGGAAAGACGCAGCCGACAGCCACGAATCCGTTGCCAACGACGCCTTGGTGATACCCATCAGCATCTGACGACCTGACGCGGGCTGACCGCCCTCGGCGGCAACTCGACGGTTGGCCGACAAGTACGCTGAACGATCCACCAGCTGACCCGGCATGAACGAGGTGTCGCCCGGCTCCAGAATAGTGATCTTGCGCAGCATCTGGCGCACGATGACCTCGATGTGCTTGGCGTGAATACCCACACCCTGATCGCGGTAGACCTTCTGCACCTCATCAACCAGCTGCTTCTGAGCCACATTGCGGCCCATAATACGCAGGACCTCCTTGGGATCCAACTGGCCTTCAGTCAACGGGGTTCCAGCTTCGATGTGGTCGCCCTCGTTCACCAGGAGTTTCTGGCGACGAGTCACCTCGATGACTGAATCCTCACGGCCATCATCGCGAGTGATCACGATCTTGCGTGAACCGGGATCTTCGTCGTCAATATGGACGCGACCGGCGGCCTCGTTCATCTTGGCTTCAATCTTCGGGCTGCGCGCCTCGAAGAGCTCCTGAACACGCGGCAGACCCTGGGTAATGTCAGCAGCCGACGCAGCACCACCGGTGTGGAACGTACGCATCGTCAGCTGGGTACCAGGCTCACCAATCGACTGAGCTGCGATAATACCGACAGCTTCACCGATCGAGACACGCTTACCGGTGGCCAGCGAACGGCCATAACAGCTGGCGCACACGCCCACCGCCGACTCACAGGTCAGCACGGAACGGGTCGTCACCTCGGTCACACCGGCGGCAACCATCTGAGCAATCAGGTCATCACCAATGTCGGTGCCAGCCTCCGCCACGACAGTGCCATCTTCACCCACCGCATCGCGAGCAAGCGTACGGGCGTACGCGGTAGTCTCAACCGCTTCAACGGCTTCCCACTCGTCAAACTCGTTCTTGCGGGCGATCGGCACGCGAATGCCGGCGCGGGTACCGCAGTTCTCTTCACGCACAATCACGTCCTGCGACACGTCGACCAGACGGCGGGTCAGGTAACCAGATTCGGCGGTACGAAGAGCGGTATCAGCCAGACCCTTACGAGCGCCGTGAGTTGCGATGAAGTACTCCAGAACCGTCAGGCCTTCACGGTAGTTTGCCTTAATCGGACGCTCAATGAGCTTCTGCTTCGGGTCAGACACCAGACCACGCATACCGGCGATCTGCTGGACCTGGCTCCAGTTACCACGAGCACCCGACGACACCATGCGGTAGACGGTGTTGCGAGCATCGAAGTTCTGACGCATGTCGTCAGCAACTTCCTCAGTGCACTTCAGCCACAGCTTGACCAGTTCCTCGTACCGGGTTTCTTCCAGGATGATACCGGTGTCGAACTGGTCCTGAATCTCCGCAGCCTTGGCTTCGTAACGCGCCAGGATTTCTTCCTTGCGGTCTGACGCCTGAATGTCAGAGAACGCGATTGTGATGCCAGACCAAGTTGACCAGTGGAAACCGGCAGCTTTCAGTGCGTCCAGAGATTCGGCGACGAGGACGTTCGGGTAACGCTCCGTCAATGTGTTAACGATCGTTCCCAGCTGCTTCTTACCCACAACGTAGTTGACGAACGGGTAGTCGACCGGCAGAGTCTCGTTGAAGATCGCGCGCCCCAGCGAGGTTTCCAGCAGGATCGGATCGCCTTCTTCCCAGTTCTCCGGGACTTCCCAGCCCTTGGGCGGCACAATGTCGGTGAAGCGGATCCGTGCACGGGCATTCAGATCCAGTTCGCCACGATCAAACGCCATACGTGCCTCAGCCACTGACGAATAGCACGGCACAACCGGCTCACCGTTTTCATCAGTCGCCACCTCAACAGCCGGATCAGGATCACTGGTCAGGTGGAACAGACCAATGATCATGTCCTGCGACGGCATTGCAACAGGGCGACCGTCGGAAGGCTTGAGGATGTTGTTCGTCGACAACATCAGGATGCGTGCCTCAGCCTGAGCCTCAGCACCCAGCGGGAGGTGGACTGCCATCTGGTCACCGTCAAAGTCAGCGTTGAACGCGCCACAGGCCAGCGGGTGCAGCTGAATAGCTTTACCTTCAATCAGCTGCGGTTCGAAGGCCTGAATGCCCAGGCGGTGCAGTGTAGGTGCGCGGTTCAGCAGTACCGGGTGCTCACGAATAACGTCGTCGAGGACGTCCCACACCTCGGGGCGCTGGCGCTCAACCTTACGCTTGGCTGCCTTGACGTTCTGCGCGAACGACTTCTCAACCAGGCGCTTCATCACGAATGGCTTGAACAGTTCCAGAGCCATCTGCTTGGGCAGACCGCACTGGTGCAGTTTCAGCTGCGGGCCCACCACGATGACCGAACGGCCCGAGTAGTCCACGCGCTTACCGAGCAGGTTTTGACGGAAACGACCCTGCTTGCCCTTGAGCATGTCAGAGATCGACTTCAGCGGGCGGTTACCAGGACCGGCCACGGGGCGGCCACGACGGCCGTTGTCGAACAGCGCGTCCACAGACTCCTGCAGCATGCGCTTTTCGTTGTTGACAATGATCTCGGGCGCACCCAGCTCCAGCAGCCTCTTCAGGCGCGTGTTGCGGTTGATGACGCGACGGTACAGATCGTTCAGGTCCGAGGTCGCAAAGCGGCCACCGTCCAGCTGAACCATCGGGCGCAGATCCGGCGGGATGACGGGGATAGCGGTCAGCACCATCGACTCCGGCTTGTTACCGGTTTGCACAAAGGCGTTGACGACCTTCAGGCGCTTGATCGCCCGGGTCTTGCGCGGGCCCGACTCGTTGGCGATCGTGTTGCGCAGGTTCTCCACTTCGGCATCCAGGTCGAAGGTCTGCAGACGCTTCTGAATGGCGGCTGCACCCATATCGCCCTTGAAGTACGTGCCGTAGCGCAGCTGCATGGCGCGGTACAGGCGCTCGTCACCTTCCAGGTCACCAACCTTGAGGTCGCGGAAACGCTCCCACACGGTCTCCAGCTGTTCCAGGTCGCGGTCGAAACGGCGGCGAATCTGCCCCATTTCGCGTTCCCCTGCCTTGCGTTCACGGTCGCGATCGGCAGCTTTGGCGCCATCGGCTTCCATCTGTGCCAGGGTCTGCTCCAGCTTTTCGGCGCGCTGGTTGATCGCGTCGTCACGCTGGGACTCCAGGTGGCCCTTTTCAACTTCGAGCTCGCTGCGCAGGTCGGCAAGGTCCTCGTCGCGACCCTTTTCGTCAACCTCGGTGATCATGTAGGCAGCGAAGTAGATAACCTTTTCGAGGTCCTTCGGAGCCAGGTCCAGGACGTATCCGAGGCGTGAGGGCACGCCTTTGAAGTACCAGATGTGCGTGACAGGCGCTGCCAGGTCGATATGACCCATGCGCTCGCGACGCACCTTCGAGCGTGTGACTTCGACGCCACACTTTTCACACACGATGCCCTTGTAGCGCACGCGCTTGTACTTGCCACACGCGCATTCCCAGTCGCGGGTCGGACCAAAAATCTGTTCACCGAACAAGCCGTCGCGCTCAGGCTTGAGGGTGCGGTAGTTAATCGTTTCGGGCTTTTTTACCTCGCCGTGGGACCATCCTGAGATGTCATCTGTCGTTGCCAGGGTGATCTTGAGGCTGTCGAACGTCTTAGCGTCGATCAAGGTCTCGCTCCTTGCATTAGTTCGTCGGTTCCAGCGTAAGTGGTCTGCTCAAGCCCGCCGCTGGAGGGGCTGAGGTTCCCCGCAAGCGCGTCGCCCTCGTTCGTCGTCTTGATTGACGAGGGCGACCTGTGCGCCGCGGAACCGACTGAGTTAAATGGCGTCAATGGTTGCTGCTGCGTTCGGACGGGCATCCAAGGTGATGCCCATATCCTCTTGCGCATCGTACGATTCGTCCTCGTCGCGCAGGTCAATCGGGTTGCCTGCCGCGTCGAGTGCTTCAACGTTCAAGCACAGCGAGCGCATTTCCTGGATGAGGACCCTGAAGGACTCTGGAATACCAGGTTCCGGGATGTCTTCACCCTTGACAATGGCTTCGTAGACCTTGACACGTCCAACGGTGTCGTCCGACTTGATGGTGAGCAGCTCCTGGAGGGCGTAGGCGGCACCGTAGGCCTCCAGTGCCCACACCTCCATCTCGCCGAAGCGCTGGCCACCGAACTGGGCTTTACCACCCAGCGGCTGCTGCGTAATCATCGAGTACGGGCCGGTTGAACGGGCATGAATCTTGTCGTCAACCAAGTGGTGCAGCTTGAGCATGTAGGCGTACCCCACTGCGATGGGGTACGGGAACGGTTCACCCGAACGGCCATCAAACAGCTGAGCTTTACCTTCATCGTTGGTCAAGCGCTCTCCATCACGGTTGGGACGAACTGAACGCAGCAGGCCTTGCAGCTCCTCTGCTTCCAGACCGTCGAACACGGGGGTTGCAACCAAGGAGCCGGGCTCGGCGCTGATGCCGTTCTCAGGCAGGAACTTCGTCCAGTCTTCGCCAGCTTCCTTCGCCTTCGTGGCATCCCAACCCTGGTGGGCCAGCCAGCCGAGGTGGTACTCGAGCACCTGACCGACGTTCATACGTCCAGGAACGCCCAGCGGGTTCAAGATGATGTCCACAGGTGTGCCATCTTCCAGGAACGGCATGTCTTCGACAGGCAGAATCTTGGAGACGACGCCCTTGTTTCCGTGACGGCCAGCCATCTTGTCACCAATGGTGATCTTGCGGCGCTGAGCCACGTACACGCGCACCGTCTGGCGCACGCCGGGGTTCAGATCGTCTTCTTCGTCATTGAACTCGCGCACGCCAATGACGATGCCCTCTTCACCGTGTGGGACACGCAGGCAGGTGTCGCGCACTTCGCGCGCCTTCTCACCGAAGATGGCGCGCAGCAGGCGCTCCTCACTGGTCAGTTCGGTTTCACCCTTCGGGGTGACCTTGCCGACCAGGATGTCGCCGGCCTGAACCTCAGCACCGATGCGGATGATGCCGCGTTCGTCAAGGTCAGCCAGTGATTCCTCGGACACGTTCGGAATGTCGCGCGTGATTTCCTCGTCGCCCAGCTTCGTTTCGCGGGCGTCAACCTCGTACTCCTCAATATGGATGGAGGTCAGGACGTCATCCTGCACGACGCGGCGTGACAGAATCACGGCATCCTCGTAGTTCAGGCCTTCCCACGACATGTAGGCAACCAGCAGGTTCTTTCCGAGGGCGACTTCACCGTTGTCGGTGGCCGGGCCATCAGCCAGAACGTCTGCTTCTTCAACGCGTTGGCCTTCCTCGACAATGACACGCTGGTTCGTGCAGTTGCCGGGGTTGGAGCGTTCAAACTTTTCGAGTCGGTAAGTGTCGCGGCCACCCTCGTCAGTTTCAACGACGATCAAGTCGGCGCTGACCTCGGTGACGACACCGGCGCGCTCAGCGATCACCATTTCGCCTGAGTCCTGAGCGGCGCGGCGTTCCATGCCGGTGCCGACCAGTGGAGCTTCGGTGCGCAGCAACGGGACAGCCTGGCGCTGCATGTTCGCGCCCATCAGGGCTCGGTTGGCGTCATCGTGCTCGAGGAACGGGATGAACGCGGTGGCAACAGAGACCATCTGACGTGCAGAAACGTCCATGTAGTCAACGTCATCGCGCGCAACGAGCAATGGGTCTTCGCCGGAGAGACGGCACAGAACCATCTCTTCGGCAAAAGTGTTGTCCTCCGTCAGCGGCGATGATGCCTGAGCGATGTAGTGGCCGTTCTCGTCATCAGCGGTCAGGTACTCGACCTCGTCGGTGACGTGGCCGCCACGCACCACGCGGTACGGCGTCTCGATGAAACCGAAGGGGTTGATGCGCGCGAACGTCGCCATCGTGCCGATCAGACCAATGTTTGGGCCTTCAGGGGTTTCAATCGGGCACATGCGTCCGTAGTGCGACGGGTGAACGTCACGGACCTCCATGCCGGCACGGTCACGCGACAGACCGCCAGGGCCCAGTGCCGACAGGCGGCGCTTGTGGGTCAAACCGGCCAGCGGGTTGTTCTGATCCATGAACTGTGACAGCTGGGATGTTCCGAAGAACTCCTTGATCGCTGCGACAACGGGGCGGATATTGATCAGCGACTGAGGCGTGATCGAATCGGCTTCCTGCGTTGTCATGCGTTCACGCACGGTGCGTTCCATGCGCGCCAGGCCGGTACGCACTTGCGACTGGATCAGTTCGCCCACCGCGCGGATACGACGGTTACCAAAGTGGTCAATATCGTCCGACTCAACGCTGACTTCCACGGCTTTGCCGCCACGCACGCCGGTGAACGTCTTGTCACCCTTATGCATCGA
The sequence above is a segment of the Schaalia radingae genome. Coding sequences within it:
- a CDS encoding DNA-directed RNA polymerase subunit beta', encoding MIDAKTFDSLKITLATTDDISGWSHGEVKKPETINYRTLKPERDGLFGEQIFGPTRDWECACGKYKRVRYKGIVCEKCGVEVTRSKVRRERMGHIDLAAPVTHIWYFKGVPSRLGYVLDLAPKDLEKVIYFAAYMITEVDEKGRDEDLADLRSELEVEKGHLESQRDDAINQRAEKLEQTLAQMEADGAKAADRDRERKAGEREMGQIRRRFDRDLEQLETVWERFRDLKVGDLEGDERLYRAMQLRYGTYFKGDMGAAAIQKRLQTFDLDAEVENLRNTIANESGPRKTRAIKRLKVVNAFVQTGNKPESMVLTAIPVIPPDLRPMVQLDGGRFATSDLNDLYRRVINRNTRLKRLLELGAPEIIVNNEKRMLQESVDALFDNGRRGRPVAGPGNRPLKSISDMLKGKQGRFRQNLLGKRVDYSGRSVIVVGPQLKLHQCGLPKQMALELFKPFVMKRLVEKSFAQNVKAAKRKVERQRPEVWDVLDDVIREHPVLLNRAPTLHRLGIQAFEPQLIEGKAIQLHPLACGAFNADFDGDQMAVHLPLGAEAQAEARILMLSTNNILKPSDGRPVAMPSQDMIIGLFHLTSDPDPAVEVATDENGEPVVPCYSSVAEARMAFDRGELDLNARARIRFTDIVPPKGWEVPENWEEGDPILLETSLGRAIFNETLPVDYPFVNYVVGKKQLGTIVNTLTERYPNVLVAESLDALKAAGFHWSTWSGITIAFSDIQASDRKEEILARYEAKAAEIQDQFDTGIILEETRYEELVKLWLKCTEEVADDMRQNFDARNTVYRMVSSGARGNWSQVQQIAGMRGLVSDPKQKLIERPIKANYREGLTVLEYFIATHGARKGLADTALRTAESGYLTRRLVDVSQDVIVREENCGTRAGIRVPIARKNEFDEWEAVEAVETTAYARTLARDAVGEDGTVVAEAGTDIGDDLIAQMVAAGVTEVTTRSVLTCESAVGVCASCYGRSLATGKRVSIGEAVGIIAAQSIGEPGTQLTMRTFHTGGAASAADITQGLPRVQELFEARSPKIEAKMNEAAGRVHIDDEDPGSRKIVITRDDGREDSVIEVTRRQKLLVNEGDHIEAGTPLTEGQLDPKEVLRIMGRNVAQKQLVDEVQKVYRDQGVGIHAKHIEVIVRQMLRKITILEPGDTSFMPGQLVDRSAYLSANRRVAAEGGQPASGRQMLMGITKASLATDSWLSAASFQETTKVLTEAAMNGKVDHLVGLKENVILGKLIPAGTGLARYNQVVVEPTAEAMADANYSELDFQDGEVPESFLASLDSIDFGIPFHGQN
- the rpsL gene encoding 30S ribosomal protein S12; this translates as MPTIQQLVRKGRSSKRGKVKTPALKGSPQRRGVCTRVYTATPKKPNSALRKVARVRLSSGIEVTAYIPGEGHNLQEHSIVLVRGGRVKDLPGVRYRIVRGSLDTQGVRNRQQARSRYGAKKEKK
- a CDS encoding DUF6318 family protein, which codes for MTRRSRRAARTRLLVPVVAGMIMLAACSQAQDGQSNNIEVSANQSGSGDAAHSIPMSGEYPVLPDGKLGRPVDWVEPHEPQLPSAATNMDAFGARYFAEYYLNLLAYSINTGNTTTLKKVSSPDCKLCQVNLTKIADQYEKGGWAEGIGYEVAEFNDVLTHPDDENLYFVEMLVQAAPYTNYSNDSISNYPDKELVFQVEVQARERSFVTKSLYAESPESPQS
- a CDS encoding cutinase family protein, producing the protein MRKLGLPALIAVTALTAAGCVAGNSPAEPEQSLAQSALSNQSTLSNQSEIETDNPIEAAPDQSQSSHPAEQSFMTTGECVDVVAINARGTNEETGGGGLTDAVAGEIVEKWSKDARAIALEYPASFDVNASVEDGVLALTAMLEDGAARCPNQKYVLVGYSQGAIVVAETLSKPEDRLIMGDVERLSEPARKAIAAVELYGDPGFVGSMPYNRGDYDPRFNGMLPRHSQALAEFATRIRDFCVAEDLFCQGSRRTGIQRSAHSLYWTNGMQAEGAAHALERLYRRAELAGEDIGAEGAAPEETDSGDAQSGGANNGH